A window of Acropora muricata isolate sample 2 chromosome 3, ASM3666990v1, whole genome shotgun sequence contains these coding sequences:
- the LOC136912327 gene encoding uncharacterized protein, whose amino-acid sequence MMIFFIFSVIFIRSSSVEAVMPEYLPVNRAVSRNDAIENYFSLGFTGSEILSFLLNVHGIRLSLRQLRRILKNRGCTRREQSTDMGIIVRAVEGELRGSGSIIGYRSMHQRLTTDHQLIVTRNIVRQVIKILDPEGVEARSRHRLRRRNYSTKGPNYLWHIDGYDKIKPFGFCVHGAIDGYSRKILWLEVSSSNNDPGIITKYYLDYVRQIGGTSRVIRADRGTENGNIAVTQQFFRRLARDDFGAEKSFMYGRSTANQRIEAWWGILRKQCSDWWIKYFKDLRDAGLFCDDDIVHRECLKFCFMDLLQMELHKVARLWNTHRIRPSANPESPFGRPDYLYFIPRANHTRDYLTQVGVDEVDIAEEYCAQEPSLRGCSPYFNELAEMIMEDEGLEMPNTVKEAQDLYIALLGLIDNL is encoded by the coding sequence ATGATGATTTTCTTCATATTCAGCGTCATTTTTATTCGCAGTTCTTCCGTAGAAGCTGTCATGCCCGAGTACTTACCGGTAAATCGAGCTGTTAGCCGTAACGACGCAATCGAGAATTACTTTTCGCTTGGATTCACCGGCAGTGAAATTCTTAGTTTCCTTCTTAATGTCCATGGAATTCGGCTCAGTCTCAGGCAGCTAAGAAGAATTCTTAAAAATCGAGGTTGTACAAGGCGAGAACAATCTACTGATATGGGTATCATTGTACGGGCTGTTGAAGGAGAACTCAGAGGAAGTGGCAGTATCATCGGCTATAGGTCAATGCATCAGAGATTAACAACTGATCATCAGTTGATTGTTACCAGGAACATTGTACGTCAGGTAATAAAAATACTTGATCCAGAAGGAGTGGAAGCGCGATCTAGACACAGGCTACGAAGACGGAACTATAGTACCAAAGGCCCAAATTATTTGTGGCATATAGATGGGTATGACAAAATCAAACCCTTTGGATTTTGTGTGCACGGCGCCATCGATGGTTATAGTAGAAAAATCCTTTGGTTGGAAGTGAGTAGCTCAAATAATGACCCTGGCATTATAACGAAGTACTACTTGGACTATGTTAGACAAATTGGTGGAACCTCGCGCGTTATACGTGCAGATCGAGGAACCGAAAATGGAAACATCGCGGTCACCCAACAATTTTTTCGACGATTAGCTAGAGATGACTTTGGGGCAGAAAAGAGTTTCATGTATGGACGATCAACAGCTAACCAAAGAATTGAGGCTTGGTGGGGAATTCTGCGAAAACAATGTTCTGACTGGTGGATTAAGTACTTTAAGGATCTAAGGGATGCTGGCTTGTTTTGTGATGATGATATTGTTCACAGAGAAtgcttaaaattttgttttatggaTCTTCTTCAAATGGAATTGCACAAGGTAGCACGGCTTTGGAATACGCACAGGATACGGCCATCTGCAAACCCAGAGTCTCCATTCGGTCGTCCTGACTACTTGTATTTTATCCCTCGGGCAAACCATACCCGTGATTACCTAACACAAGTGGGCGTTGACGAGGTTGATATCGCCGAGGAGTATTGTGCTCAAGAGCCTTCTTTACGGGGTTGTTCACCTTATTTTAACGAGTTAGCTGAAATGATTATGGAAGATGAAGGACTAGAGATGCCAAATACCGTCAAGGAAGCCCAAGATTTGTATATAGCTTTACTCGGTTTGATAGATAACTTGTAA